TCAGTTGAAGTCGGATGTTTTGGCAAATCTGCCCCAAAAAGTTTCCAAGTTACTGTGAAGGGGAAGTGAAAAGAATCTGGTCTATTCTGTGTTTCCTGCCTAATTTGAATGAGAAAAccgcaggggaaaaaaaagaaagagaagtatTGCTTTTTAAAGCTGAACTTATGTTATTATTAGTTTGTCATGTCATTATGAAAAACATCTACTTCAGCCCAAATCAACCAAGTGTGCAATTGTAAAAttttctgcaaaataaaaagtgattCTTAAACTGtgatgaggtaaaaaaaaaagaaaaaaaaaaagaaaagataatttagtaaattaagtataaaaacaattttcttCTTTATATTTTACAGGTGGCATACGAAGAAGATTTTCCAGAAAAGTACAACTACACATATGATGACGACACAACAATATGTGTTGAGATTTACCTGCAGACCTTTCATGCCGTGCTGTACACCTTGATCTTTCTGCTGGGTGTGGTGGGAAATGGCCTGATGATAACAGTCCTCCTGAGACGTCGCCGCCGCCTGCGCATCACCGAGATCTACCTCCTGCACCTCGCCCTGACTGACCTCATGCTCCTTTTTACATTTCCTTTCGATGTAGCTGACAGTGCTATTGGTTGGGTGTTTGGGGAATTTCTCTGCAAACTGAAGGGCTTGGTGCATGATCTCAACCTGCACTGTGGGAGTCTCCTTCTAGCGTGCATTGGGTTTGATAGATATTTGGCTGTTGTTCATGCTATACCTAGTATGCAAATCCGTCGCCCGAGAACAGTCCACCTTACATGCATTGCATTGTGGCTGGTCTGTTTGGGTTTGTCTATACCTAATGCTGTGTTTCTTTCTGTGCACGAAGACACCAACTTCTGGCGGTCCTGCGGCTATTATCTTTATGGTATTGATGCAAACAACTGGGGATTAGCCCAGAGAGTCTCATATCATGTGTGCTTTTTCCTACCTCTGGCTGTCATGTGCTACTGTTACACAGCAGTGGTCGTTACTTTGTGCAGTAGTCAGAAAAAACAAGCAAAGCAAGGGGCAATTCGACTGGCTTCACTTGTCACTCTTGTCTTTTTCTTCGGTTGGCTACCATATAATATCACCTTGCTGATAAAAACTATGTTCGACCTAAAGGTTATCGATATGGAAAACTGTGACAATTATGTCCTCCTGCAACAAGTCCTTGATGTGACGAAAGGCCTGGGTCTCTCACACTGTTGCCTGAACCCTTTCTTGTATGCCTTTGCTGGGGTGCGGTTTCGAAATGAGCTTCTACAGTTACTTTATAAATTGGGCTGCAGCCATATTTGCCTACCTTTCAACAGAGCTCAGGGTCACGGTCGACCATCCATTTCTGATGCAGCCACAAGCACAAGCACCATCCACATCTAATACAATGCTATACAATGTCAgctgtaaataaaatgcttctgttctacagtattttgtttgttatggtggaaaatgtaaaaattgtaTCAGATGTGCTGACAATATAGTACCCATTGCtacttttaatgcatttaaaagatGTTTTATTTACTCAAGTCAAGAAAAAGAAGTTATTGTTGGCCAGAATCTGTTTTTGCTTGTACTTTAGCTACTGCTTATTGAATTTAATAAAGATTTCATATATTATACAGCAACTGTGTCCCCTTGTCAGTGTTATCAAACAACAATAATTGACAcaataaccaaaactaaaacCACCGTAGAGATCagtattattctatttttagaCTTCTATTAAAACACTGTTATACAGAACAACTGCAAACAATCACAAATTGCATCTTATATACAgcaggtatatattatatatatgtatatatatgtatatatat
This is a stretch of genomic DNA from Centropristis striata isolate RG_2023a ecotype Rhode Island chromosome 4, C.striata_1.0, whole genome shotgun sequence. It encodes these proteins:
- the LOC131969791 gene encoding C-X-C chemokine receptor type 5; its protein translation is MDGINIVTTFSVAYEEDFPEKYNYTYDDDTTICVEIYLQTFHAVLYTLIFLLGVVGNGLMITVLLRRRRRLRITEIYLLHLALTDLMLLFTFPFDVADSAIGWVFGEFLCKLKGLVHDLNLHCGSLLLACIGFDRYLAVVHAIPSMQIRRPRTVHLTCIALWLVCLGLSIPNAVFLSVHEDTNFWRSCGYYLYGIDANNWGLAQRVSYHVCFFLPLAVMCYCYTAVVVTLCSSQKKQAKQGAIRLASLVTLVFFFGWLPYNITLLIKTMFDLKVIDMENCDNYVLLQQVLDVTKGLGLSHCCLNPFLYAFAGVRFRNELLQLLYKLGCSHICLPFNRAQGHGRPSISDAATSTSTIHI